The region AGAGGCATGCGGCTCTTCGGCGGGCACCTCGGTCAGCATGCCGATCTGGTCGAGATCGGCCTCGATGAAGCCTTCCTCGGCAAGGGCGTTCAAGGCTTCCCGCACGGCGGTGTCGTCGTCAGGCGCCTTCAGCATGATGTGCAGGTCGATGCCGTCGCTGTCGTCGGACTCGTAGCCTTTGCCGATGATGATGAAGATCATCGGGCCGTCGAAATTATTGTCGTTATCAGGTGTCGTAATCATCGCCTGTCCTTCGGCTCTTTGACGATTCGGTCGCTCGAATCCTGCTGTGAGGGCCGCACGCCGCAATTGCTGATTCCTTAACTGCTTTTGCCGCGATGCCCAAGTTTTTATCTTGGTCCAAGGCCGCCATTTCGTCTAGAAGGATGAAATCAGGCCGTTAGGCCCGCAGATCAAGGCGATACGGCGAGTTTATTTCTTAACCGGCCTTGACGAGAGGGGTGGAAACCAGTAGTACCCCGGCCATCAGATCCCATGTGAGGCTTGGCTGTTCGGGGCGACGCGCCCTGAAGTTCACCTCAAACAAGGTTCTAAACGCACGTTGAAGTCATGATGCTGCACGCACGACGCATATTTTATGCGTCCTCTGCTCCTTGTGGTCCATCTGCGGAAGCGGATCGGGCCATATTTTGCGCATTGACGGAAAGCGTGCGTCACTGCCGGAGACGGCGCGAGTTCAAGCCCGCAAGGGTACTGAGATAAAACGTAAGGGATGGTTGAATGCCTACCGTAAACCAGCTGATCCGCAAGCCTCGCCAGGCGAACGTAAAGCGTAACAAGGTTCCCGCACTCCAGGAGAACCCGCAGAAGCGCGGCGTTTGCACGCGCGTCTATACGACGACGCCGAAGAAGCCGAACTCGGCTCTGCGTAAGGTCGCAAAGATCCGCCTGACCAACGGCTTCGAAGTCATTGGTTACATCCCCGGCGAAGGTCACAACCTTCAGGAACACTCTGTCGTCATGATCCGTGGCGGCCGCGTCAAGGACCTTCCGGGTGTCCGTTATCACATCATCCGCGGCGTTCTCGATACCCAGGGTGTCAAGAACCGCAAGCAGCGCCGCTCCAAGTACGGCGCGAAGCGTCCGAAGTAATTCGGTTTTGAATAATTCGGCGCTGCGCGAGGTCCTCCGCGTGATGAAGCGCCTTAACGGTTGAAGAGACGAAAACTATGTCCAGACGTCATAAAGCAGAAAAGCGCGAGATCAATCCGGACCCGAAGTTCGGCGACCTCGTCGTCACCAAGTTCATGAATGCCATCATGCTCGACGGCAAGAAGTCCGTTGCTGAAAACATTGTCTATGGCGCGTTCGACGTCGTCCAGGGCAAGTCCAAGCAGGAGCCGCTCACGGTATTTCATTCTGCGCTCGACAACATTGCTCCGCACGTTGAAGTCCGCTCGCGCCGCGTCGGTGGTGCGACCTATCAGGTGCCGGTCGATGTTCGTCCGGAGCGCCGCCAGGCTCTCGCCATTCGCTGGCTGATCGCTGCTGCCCGCAAGCGCAATGAAACGACTATGGTTGACCGCCTTTCCGGCGAACTGCTCGATGCGTCCAACAATCGCGGCTCCGCCGTCAAGAAGCGCGAAGACACGCACAAGATGGCTGACGCCAACCGTGCATTCTCGCACTATCGCTGGTAATTCCGAACGGTATCGAAAGGCAGTCCACAATGGCTCGCGAATATAAGATCGAAGACTACCGTAATTTCGGTATCATGGCGCATATCGACGCCGGCAAGACCACGACGACCGAGCGTATCCTTTATTACACCGGCAAGTCGCACAAGATCGGCGAAGTCCACGACGGCGCAGCCACCATGGACTGGATGGAGCAGGAGCAGGAGCGTGGCATCACGATCACCTCCGCTGCCACCACGACCTTCTGGAAGGGCCGTGACGGCAAGACGCGCCGCTTCAACATCATCGACACCCCCGGCCACGTCGACTTCACCATCGAAGTCGAGCGTTCGCTGCGCGT is a window of Rhizobium sp. N324 DNA encoding:
- the rpsL gene encoding 30S ribosomal protein S12, yielding MPTVNQLIRKPRQANVKRNKVPALQENPQKRGVCTRVYTTTPKKPNSALRKVAKIRLTNGFEVIGYIPGEGHNLQEHSVVMIRGGRVKDLPGVRYHIIRGVLDTQGVKNRKQRRSKYGAKRPK
- the rpsG gene encoding 30S ribosomal protein S7, with amino-acid sequence MSRRHKAEKREINPDPKFGDLVVTKFMNAIMLDGKKSVAENIVYGAFDVVQGKSKQEPLTVFHSALDNIAPHVEVRSRRVGGATYQVPVDVRPERRQALAIRWLIAAARKRNETTMVDRLSGELLDASNNRGSAVKKREDTHKMADANRAFSHYRW